GAAACAACCGCCGACTCACTTCGCCTTCGTGATGGACGAGCTGGGCGAGAGTGATTTGGCTGAGCACCTGCTTGACAGTTTCGTTTAGAATTTGCAGCACAGGACGAATACCGCAATCGGCGTTGTGGACGCACACTTCCTGAATACCGGAAAAGTTCTTGCAATGCTCTTCCAGGTCGGCGTGTTCAAACACGCTGATAATCTCACTGACGGTAATCTGGGTGGCCGGGCGCGCCAGCATGTAGCCGCCCTTGATCCCGCGCGCGGACTTCACGATGCCGGCATTGCTCAGCAACCAGAGAATTTTTCCCGCGTTGGCCGTTGAAATCCCTTCCCGCTCGCCGATCTGCTTGAGGGTCAGCCCCTGCCCTTCCGGCTGGCGGGCGAGTTGAATGAGGCAGCGGAGTCCGTATTCTTCTTGCGCCGTGATTCGCATCGGTGTGAAACTCGACTGTCGCCAAGGCGGTTCGAACCTTGGTGGGTTCTTGTGCTTTCCACCTTACTGAATACTTTACTTTTTCGTCAACAATCTCCGCCCGGCTCTTGCCGAACGGCGGAGGCAGGTTGGGTGGCGGACGGTGAAACCAAAGGCGAAGACGACTGAATCAGAAGCGCTTGAGTTGAAGCGGCGGGTGGGTGAGAACTTAGAGCTGCTGCGCCGCCAACGTGGGCTAAGCCTTGAACGACTTGCTGCGCGGGCCGGGGTGAGCCGGGCAATGCTAGGCCAGATTGAGGCTGGCGAAAGCGCCCCAACTATCGCCGTATTATGGAAGATTGCGCGTGGATTGGGTGTCCGGTTCGCCGACCTGCTGGGCGATGAGCCGGAGCAGGCGGTCGTCATCCTACCGCAGGCGTCGTCCAAGGTGCTGCGGTCGCAGGATGGACGCTTTGAAAGCCGCGCCTTGTTTCCCTTTGACCGGGAGCGACGAGCGGAGTTTTACGAACTGCGGTTGAAAGTAGGCTGCGTCGAACAGGCAGAGCCGCACCCCGAAGGTACGTACGAAAATCTGGTCGTGCAGCAGGGCTGCTTGGAACTGACGATTGGCGACCGTCCTCCGGTGAGACTTCCCGCCGGCGACGCCGTGTACTTCCGCGCCGACGTGCCGCACGTGTATGCCAATCCGGGCGAAGAGGAAGTGCTGGCGTATCTTGTCATGACGTACGCCGGCTCGCGTCTGTAGCGCCGAGGCGACGCGCCCGTGCGGCTCCGCAGCGCCGCTCCGCTGGCTGCGCCGGAAAAGATGGAACTCTTCGTGCGCGATGCCCGCGCCGACAACGTCCTTGAAGCTACGGTTGCAGGTGATAGGTGCGCAGGCGAGGTATACTCGTTTGAGCCTACTTTCAGCATCAACCGCATTTTTGGGATTTGTCGCCTAGCACGGCTGGAGCAGGCGTAGCCGCGCCCGGCGCTTTTGCATACTTACTTTGCATACTTGCTTGGTGCACGCGATTAGTCGGTCTCCGGCAACAATAGAGGGCTTCAGCGCGCCTGGAGAACTGGCGTCTGCTAGAGCAATATGAGACCTGCTCCGCCAAGCGGTCAAAAATCACCGTTCGGGCAACGCCATTCAAAACCGCCTGATTCGAACGTCGGAGAAGGCGCTTGCTTTACCCCGACCTTGCCGCTCACCGCAACCGAGGCTCAGACAACGCCCAGCTGGGGCACGGACGCCCCGCCGTCATAACCGGGCGTCCAAAGCCGCCGCTTCTGGGTTTTCGCTCATCCCCGACATTGGTATAGTCGTCGGTTGAGTCAGGCGTGTCCACGCCGTGCGTCGGCGGATCAGTCGTCGCCGGAAACCGCCGCTTGCGGGGAAAAATCGCGGCAATCTTGCAGGGGTGACGTGATTGATGGTGGGCGCTTACATTGTTCTATGCGCTTGGTTGTGGTCGCCGGTCGCCTCTCCGGCGCCGAACGCGGCCGCCGCCTCCAGTGCTCAGTCTCTGCAACAACCGACCCGGCCGCCGGAGACGGACGAGCCGGATGCGGCGGAGGACCCGCGCGACTTCGGCACACGCGATCCGCTGTTGGAGAAACGCGCGCGGAAAAACATTGAAGTTGCTGAGTTTTACGCCCGACAGAAAAACTTCCGGGCCTCGATCAACCGCCTGACGGAAATTTACGAGGTGTATCCGCAGTTCACCCGTTTTGACAAAATTCTCTTCCTGCTTGGCAAATACCATCTCGGCCAACGCCGGCTGTTGGAAGAAGAGGCGAAACGCCTGTCCAAGCAACGGCAGCTGCAGGAAGCGCAGCGCAAAACTGAAGAGGCGAATGCCAACCAAGCGGAGGCCCGGCGCTACTTTGTCGAACTCATCGAGCGGTTTCCCGAAAGCGAT
The Chloracidobacterium sp. DNA segment above includes these coding regions:
- a CDS encoding Rrf2 family transcriptional regulator, which gives rise to MRITAQEEYGLRCLIQLARQPEGQGLTLKQIGEREGISTANAGKILWLLSNAGIVKSARGIKGGYMLARPATQITVSEIISVFEHADLEEHCKNFSGIQEVCVHNADCGIRPVLQILNETVKQVLSQITLAQLVHHEGEVSRRLFQLQRAAPSGAMPTGAISV
- a CDS encoding XRE family transcriptional regulator, which gives rise to MKPKAKTTESEALELKRRVGENLELLRRQRGLSLERLAARAGVSRAMLGQIEAGESAPTIAVLWKIARGLGVRFADLLGDEPEQAVVILPQASSKVLRSQDGRFESRALFPFDRERRAEFYELRLKVGCVEQAEPHPEGTYENLVVQQGCLELTIGDRPPVRLPAGDAVYFRADVPHVYANPGEEEVLAYLVMTYAGSRL